CTCGCCGTCGCCGGCGCACGCCTCTTCGACGTGCTGCCCGTGCTCTCCGAGCCGGTCGGACGCATCTTCGCCGGCGACCGCCCCGTCCCCGGGGCCTTCTTCTTCCTGAACCTGTTCGTCCACATCGCGCTGCCCCTCGCCATGGGCGTGGGATTCTGGCTGCATGTCTCGAAGGTCGCGCGTCCGGCGCTCGCGCCGCCCCGCGGTCTGCGGTGGCGTGTCACCCTCGTGCTCCTCGCGCTGGCGATCCTCTGGCCGGCACCGCTCGGGCCCGCTGCCGATCCGCTCGCTCTCCCCGCCACCACGCCCATCGATCTCACCACGACCTGGTGGCTCCTGCTCGCCGAGCAGGCGTCGCCATGGCTGGTGTGGGGCGTCGTGGCCGTCGGCGCGGCGCTCGCGGTGTCGGTGCCGGCGTTCGCGCGCCGCGCGCGAGCGGGTGCGTGGACCCCGAGCGTCGTCGACCCGCGGCTCTGCACCGGCTGCGACCAGTGCACGCAGGACTGTCCATGGGAGGCGATCGAGATGGTCGCGCGCGACGACGATCGGCCTACGCTCGTCGCACGCGTGGATCCCGCGCTGTGCGTGAGTTGCGGCATCTGCGCCGCCTCGTGCGCCCCGATGGGGGTCGGCCCCCCGGGACGCACCGGACGCGACCAGCTCGCCGCGCTGCGCGACGGGCTCCTCGCCGAGCTCCAGCGCCTCCCGGTGGATGACCGGCTCGTGGTGGTCCGCTGTGGCCAGTCGTCGGCGACGCTGCGAGGCCGCCTCGCGTCCGCGGGGGCGCGCCTCCATGAGGTGACGTGCGTCGGCAACCTGCACACCTCCGTGATCGAGCTCCTCGTGCGGCAGGGGGCGCCGGGGGTGCTCATCGCCGGCTGTCCACCACGCGACTGCGTTGGCCGCGAGGGACCGAAGTGGCTCGAACAGCGACTCCATCACGAGCGGGAGGCCGAGTTGCAGCCGCGCGTCGACCGGCGTCGCGTGCGGATGGTCACCGCCGCGATCGGACTCGAGGACGAGGTGCTGGGCGAGCTCGCGGAGTTCCGCCGCGCGCTCGCGGCGCTCGGTCCGCCGACCCCCGAGATCGACATCGACCTGCGCGACCTCTGCGAACCGGCGAGCGACGAGGTGCCCGCATGAGTGGCCGTCGCCGCTGGCTCTCGGTGCCGGTGACGCTCGCCGCTGCCGCGGCGCTCGCCGCGCTGTCGGGCGTTCCGGTCCGTTGGTACCCGGACGCGGCTGCCGAGCTCCGGTTGTCGTGGAGTGCGCGGCCGGAGCGCCTCGAGGTCTGCCGCGAGCGCACCGACGCCGAGCTCGCCGAGCGGCCCGCGCACATGCGACAGCGCATGGAGTGCGAGGGGCGCTCGGCGACCTACGCACTGACGGTGCTCGTGGACGACGACACGCTCGAAGGCTCCGTCATCCAGGGGTCGGGGATGCGGCAGGATCGTCCCGTGCACCTGCTGCGGCGGCATCCGGTCGGGGAAGGGACGCACCGGGTGCGGGTACGACTCGTCCGTCGCGAGGAGCGCACCGAGGAGGAACGGCGCGAGCGCCGCGAGCACGGAGCGCGCGTCCTCGAGTCGCTCCCGCCGCGGGCCGAGCTCGACA
This region of Gemmatimonadota bacterium genomic DNA includes:
- a CDS encoding hydrogenase iron-sulfur subunit, coding for MSPDIRPPDPRSLRRVEAAARAAVRALDAVVHRLYGWRANPLHQSGALAAWMLVLLTVTGLYLLLVYRIGAPSASVARLAADPWLGGWMRSLHRYATDLFVIATVLHALRLFGQAREWGPRTRAWLSGLFLFGVGLACTWTGFVMAWDSFGLRLAVAGARLFDVLPVLSEPVGRIFAGDRPVPGAFFFLNLFVHIALPLAMGVGFWLHVSKVARPALAPPRGLRWRVTLVLLALAILWPAPLGPAADPLALPATTPIDLTTTWWLLLAEQASPWLVWGVVAVGAALAVSVPAFARRARAGAWTPSVVDPRLCTGCDQCTQDCPWEAIEMVARDDDRPTLVARVDPALCVSCGICAASCAPMGVGPPGRTGRDQLAALRDGLLAELQRLPVDDRLVVVRCGQSSATLRGRLASAGARLHEVTCVGNLHTSVIELLVRQGAPGVLIAGCPPRDCVGREGPKWLEQRLHHEREAELQPRVDRRRVRMVTAAIGLEDEVLGELAEFRRALAALGPPTPEIDIDLRDLCEPASDEVPA